One genomic window of Aethina tumida isolate Nest 87 chromosome 3, icAetTumi1.1, whole genome shotgun sequence includes the following:
- the LOC109599698 gene encoding protein D3 has translation MVEDLEPIPKVLDKPVSQSSLSVIYNGNLEVKNGVELTPTQVKDKPKVTWNADPNKYYLFANVDPDAPSREDPKLGPVNHWLVGNIPGNDIDSPSAEVITEYRGAGAPKGTGLHRYIFLVFEQKGKLTFDEPRTKALSRENRLNFSLTDFAKKYDLGNPLAATYYQAQWDPYVDERNRQTQ, from the exons ATGGTCGAAGATTTGGAGCCAATTCCCAAAGTCTTGGATAAACCAGTTTCCCAATCCTCATTGTCGGTAATTTACAATGGCAACTTGGAAGTAAAGAACGGTGTGGAACTGACACCGACACAGGTGAAAGACAAGCCAAAGGTGACGTGGAACGCGGAcccgaataaatattatctgtTTGCCAACGTTGATCCTGACGCTCCGTCGAGAGAGGATCCCAAGTTGGGACCCGTGAACCACTGGCTAGTCGGCAACATTCCCGGCAACGACATTGATTCACCGTCGGCGGAAGTGATTACGGAGTACCGCGGTGCTGGTGCCCCCAAAGGAACTGGACTTCACAG atatatatttttggtgttcGAGCAGAAGGGAAAGCTGACCTTCGACGAGCCCAGAACCAAGGCATTGTCTCGAGAAAACAGACTGAATTTCTCCCTCACCGACTTCGCCAAGAAGTACGATCTCGGAAATCCGTTGGCCGCCACCTATTATCAGGCGCAGTGGGACCCGTACGTGGACGAAAGGAACCGCCAAActcaatga